One region of Bubalus bubalis isolate 160015118507 breed Murrah chromosome 15, NDDB_SH_1, whole genome shotgun sequence genomic DNA includes:
- the LOC102407794 gene encoding zinc finger matrin-type protein 1-like: protein MVVIPGKRDSSIVSIMENSKTCDSFQHELQDYIRKQRARGLKPEVCFRKGTEDSAYRESDHTAPRPPVLEQGFPFRQPHKSCGSYKRPKTVESHSSPLSSSHHLRQRLEPVSHCQKKHDHFFNNWWFPRPPVQGMTTGPHATQHKDEASCISEYLTSIHQDRDQDRGWKRRSREKEGVGHGGEEQAEWKRKNHEDGDSYKENRRKAKVEPGSTEKSKHRKSTHDWDTRKERRRSSREKKHPGKHNAQEWDLWDEAILGGCY, encoded by the coding sequence ATGGTGGTGATTCCAGGTAAAAGAGATTCATCCATAGTCAGTATAATGGAAAATTCTAAGACCTGTGACTCTTTTCAACATGAACTTCAGGATTACATCAGAAAGCAGAGAGCCAGAGGATTAAAGCCAGAGGTTTGCTTTAGAAAGGGGACAGAAGACTCTGCATACAGAGAAAGTGACCACACAGCACCCAGACCTCCAGTTCTGGAGCAGGGCTTCCCCTTCAGGCAGCCCCACAAGTCCTGTGGTTCCTACAAAAGGCCGAAAACAGTGGAAAGCCACTCGTCTCCACTGTCCAGTAGTCATCACTTGAGACAAAGACTGGAACCTGTTAGTCACTGTCAGAAAAAACACGACCATTTCTTCAATAACTGGTGGTTTCCAAGGCCTCCTGTGCAAGGAATGACCACTGGTCCCCACGCCACACAACACAAAGATGAGGCTAGCTGCATCTCAGAGTACCTCACCAGCATCCATCAAGATAGAGATCAAGACAGAGGCTGGAAGAGAAGATCCAGGGAAAAGGAAGGAGTAGGACATGGTGGCGAGGAGCAGGCAGAGTGGAAGAGGAAGAACCATGAGGATGGAGATTCCTACAAAGAGAATAGAAGGAAGGCCAAGGTGGAGCCAGGCAGCACAGAGAAGTCCAAACACAGAAAGAGCACCCACGATTGGGACaccaggaaggagaggagaaggtcCAGTAGAGAGAAGAAGCATCCTGGCAAACACAACGCCCAAGAGTGGGACTTGTGGGATGAAGCTATCCTTGGCGGTTGTTACTGA